A single Pedobacter sp. PACM 27299 DNA region contains:
- a CDS encoding S41 family peptidase → MMKIILSIALIFLANLVNAQSTCECGETLERLIHKIETEYPGFEEKTKDKILYESFKVQLKVEANLTEKSACFAMLKKYTAFFRDGHIWINPATAISNSKETVSTTLVDVDIEKFRKRSKTTADPVDGIWKNKFEWTGGALYEIGITKNKAGVWIGFVMSSSSAFWKPKETKFRLYPDGKFEFYTFDKKMKTGTYEIYNQSIVYFKEVRAVFIKESPASNLTQEEVKRKVGEYYGFGAKKLSDKTMLLTLPSFDYPFVEIIEDLVKNNRSQIETCKNLIIDLRGNSGGTDNAYQLLLPYIMTNSIRNMGVEYLATPTLVDGLKGYLKNLPENKERQREMERVGRWISLFEENMGKFVNLKDSTFSMQQVVPSEKSPAQVLILIDKRVGSAAESFTMMAKQSKKLKVAGTVSSGGLDYAAARMFNFGCPEYLLQLPTYRSLRLPDYPIDNIGIQPDIFLDKSVQDWLQFALAYLEQ, encoded by the coding sequence ATGATGAAGATAATACTGTCTATAGCGCTGATTTTCCTAGCCAATCTGGTTAATGCACAAAGTACCTGCGAATGCGGGGAGACTTTGGAACGATTGATTCATAAAATTGAAACTGAGTATCCAGGATTTGAAGAAAAGACGAAGGATAAGATATTATATGAAAGTTTCAAAGTACAGTTAAAAGTCGAAGCAAATCTCACTGAAAAATCAGCTTGCTTTGCTATGCTAAAAAAGTACACGGCTTTCTTCCGGGATGGTCATATCTGGATAAATCCAGCAACGGCTATAAGTAATTCAAAAGAAACAGTAAGTACCACGCTGGTCGATGTTGATATCGAGAAATTCCGGAAAAGGAGCAAAACGACTGCTGATCCAGTCGACGGAATTTGGAAAAACAAGTTTGAATGGACAGGAGGGGCGCTCTATGAAATTGGAATTACCAAAAATAAGGCTGGGGTATGGATCGGATTTGTCATGAGTTCCAGCTCTGCTTTTTGGAAACCTAAAGAAACGAAATTTAGGCTTTATCCTGATGGGAAGTTCGAATTTTACACTTTCGATAAGAAGATGAAGACCGGAACTTATGAAATTTACAACCAAAGTATTGTCTATTTTAAGGAGGTAAGAGCTGTTTTTATAAAAGAATCACCAGCATCAAATTTGACACAGGAAGAGGTAAAAAGAAAAGTTGGGGAATACTATGGATTTGGGGCAAAAAAGTTGAGCGATAAAACCATGCTGCTCACATTGCCATCTTTTGATTATCCTTTCGTTGAAATCATTGAAGACCTGGTAAAAAACAACCGTTCCCAAATTGAAACTTGTAAGAATTTAATCATCGATCTCAGGGGTAATTCTGGGGGGACAGATAACGCTTATCAGCTATTATTGCCTTATATCATGACCAATTCCATCAGAAACATGGGGGTAGAATACCTGGCCACACCAACTTTAGTAGATGGACTTAAAGGTTATCTAAAAAACTTGCCTGAAAATAAGGAGCGACAAAGAGAAATGGAGCGGGTAGGGAGATGGATCAGTCTTTTTGAGGAAAATATGGGAAAATTTGTAAATCTTAAAGACAGCACTTTCTCCATGCAACAAGTTGTGCCCTCTGAAAAGAGCCCTGCGCAGGTGTTGATCCTGATCGATAAAAGAGTTGGAAGTGCTGCCGAAAGCTTCACTATGATGGCGAAACAAAGTAAAAAGCTGAAGGTAGCAGGTACGGTCAGTTCCGGAGGATTGGATTATGCAGCAGCACGGATGTTCAATTTTGGCTGTCCTGAATATCTACTGCAATTGCCAACCTACCGTTCTTTAAGGCTGCCGGATTATCCAATTGATAATATTGGCATTCAACCAGACATTTTCCTGGACAAAAGCGTCCAGGATTGGCTGCAATTTGCCTTAGCATATTTGGAACAATAA